In Aegilops tauschii subsp. strangulata cultivar AL8/78 chromosome 3, Aet v6.0, whole genome shotgun sequence, one genomic interval encodes:
- the LOC141042258 gene encoding uncharacterized protein isoform X2: MKQKSQGISSGIYRYTHRCESGVNIHDIFVERSAFRVLFSYVGATCLLANVCRTLLSKESLCLGSFWSVPFSAIISKCLQYNPVKKAFGIQLEQHFWSGRVDRKFVPISKILQPVLNECVTPVTCYWSLALLLRDEDETMLVFQNLHPPVKLLLPIWKALCAFTNTGSISPSVVLRQDDLHKHVDQDGAVDS; the protein is encoded by the exons ATGAAGCAGAAATCACAGGGGATTTCTAGTGGCATTTACAGATACACGCACCGCTGCGAGAGTGGAGTTAATATTCATGATATCTTTGTTGAGAGGAGCGCGTTCCGGGTGCTGTTTTCATATGTCGGTGCGACATGTCTTCTTGCGAATGTTTGCCGTACCTTGTTGTCAAAG GAGAGTTTATGCCTTGGTTCCTTTTGGAGCGTTCCATTTTCTGCTATCATCTCTAAATGCTTGCAATACAATCCTGTGAAGAAAG CTTTTGGTATTCAGCTAGAACAACACTTTTGGAG TGGAAGAGTAGATCGCAAGTTTGTGCCCATCAGCAAGATCCTACAGCCGGTGCTGAATGAGTGCGTGACCCCTGTTACCTGCTACTGGAGCTTGGCATTGCTTCTACGCGATGAAGACGAGACCATGCTCGTTTTTCAG AACCTGCATCCACCCGTCAAACTGTTGCTCCCAATCTGGAAAGCTCTGTGCGCATTCACAAACACCGGCAGCATTAGCCCTTCCGTGGTTCTTCGACAAGATGATTTGCACAAACATGTTGATCAAGATGGTGCTGTGGACTCCTGA
- the LOC141042258 gene encoding uncharacterized protein isoform X1 codes for MKQKSQGISSGIYRYTHRCESGVNIHDIFVERSAFRVLFSYVGATCLLANVCRTLLSKESLCLGSFWSVPFSAIISKCLQYNPVKKESLVIMPAFGIQLEQHFWSGRVDRKFVPISKILQPVLNECVTPVTCYWSLALLLRDEDETMLVFQNLHPPVKLLLPIWKALCAFTNTGSISPSVVLRQDDLHKHVDQDGAVDS; via the exons ATGAAGCAGAAATCACAGGGGATTTCTAGTGGCATTTACAGATACACGCACCGCTGCGAGAGTGGAGTTAATATTCATGATATCTTTGTTGAGAGGAGCGCGTTCCGGGTGCTGTTTTCATATGTCGGTGCGACATGTCTTCTTGCGAATGTTTGCCGTACCTTGTTGTCAAAG GAGAGTTTATGCCTTGGTTCCTTTTGGAGCGTTCCATTTTCTGCTATCATCTCTAAATGCTTGCAATACAATCCTGTGAAGAAAG AGTCATTGGTGATCATGCCAGCTTTTGGTATTCAGCTAGAACAACACTTTTGGAG TGGAAGAGTAGATCGCAAGTTTGTGCCCATCAGCAAGATCCTACAGCCGGTGCTGAATGAGTGCGTGACCCCTGTTACCTGCTACTGGAGCTTGGCATTGCTTCTACGCGATGAAGACGAGACCATGCTCGTTTTTCAG AACCTGCATCCACCCGTCAAACTGTTGCTCCCAATCTGGAAAGCTCTGTGCGCATTCACAAACACCGGCAGCATTAGCCCTTCCGTGGTTCTTCGACAAGATGATTTGCACAAACATGTTGATCAAGATGGTGCTGTGGACTCCTGA